A stretch of DNA from Virgibacillus proomii:
TAAACTCTTCTTCAATCGCTTGTCGCATACTATAAACATGGAATGGTCTATAACTTCCATCCGCTTGTTTTGTACCGAACATTTCAATTGTTTTCTCTTTAGGGGTAGCCGTGAAAGCAAAGAAACTTAAATTATGATGTTGTCCTTGCGATAATAACGTTTGGACGAGTTGGTCTTGGTCATCTAAAGTTTGATTCTCAATATCTTCTTCAATTTCTTGATACTCTTTAAGCGATGCTTGTTTATCTGCTAGGGCTTGTTTTAACTTTTGTGCACTTCTACCAGTTTGCGAAGAATGTGCTTCATCGACTATGATCGCAAATCTTCTTCCTTCTACTACATCTACTTCTTGATAAATGACAGGAAACTTTTGTAGTGTTGTAATAATAATTTTCTTTTTATCATTAATTGCATTCTTTAAATCTTTAGATGTTTTATTATCTCCAATCGCTTCAACTTGTCCTGTCGTATGTTCATAACTCGTAATCGTATCTTGTAACTGTCGATCTAATACTGTTCGGTCGGTAACAATTATAATAGATGAATAGATTGGATTGTTCTCTCTATCATGTAAAGAAGCTAAATGATAGGCTAACCATGCGATGCTATTCGATTTCCCTGAACCTGCCGAATGTTGAATGAGATAGTTTTTCCCTGAACCATGCTCTTTTACATCTTGTACTAACTTATTTACTACATCTAATTGATGATAACGCGGGAAAATTAAAATGTTCTTTTTCACTTCGAAATTCATGAACCGTTCCAAAATATCCATGAATTGGTTCCTATGCAATACTTGTTCCCATAAATATGCTGTCGGGTATCCTTCTTTATTATGTGGGTTTCCTTTACCACCAACTTTTCCTGCACCATTTGAGCCTTGATTAAAAGGTAAAAAGTATGTTTTGTTTTTCACTAGTTTTGTCGTCATATACACTTCAAAATGATCGACAGCAAAATAAACTAAAAATCGTTTATTAAATTGAAAAACAATTTCACTTGGATCACGATTCGTTTCAAATTGCAATTTTGCATGTTCGACATTTTGTCCTGTATATTGATTTTTTAATTCTAAAGCGACAAGAGGAATGCCATTTACAGCTAATACCATATCGATTGTGTTTCGATTTTTGCTACTGTATGCAAACTGACGAATACATTGAAAACGGTTCGATTCAAACTGTTTAATATTTTCATAGCTTAAAGAAGAAACTGGTCGAAAATAAACAACTTTAAAAGACACACCACGATCTTTGATTCCTTTTCGAAGGACATGCAAAAGACCATGTGAATTTACTTCTTCATTAAATCGCTTTAAAAATTTGGTTTCTGCATCGGTACGGTAAATTTTTTCATAGCGCTTCCATGATTTTGGTTGCGTTTCACGAATAAATGACAATAGAACAGGAACATCTAACCCTTGTTGCGGATCGTAGTTTGTATCTATGAAGGCAGCCGATTCCCAGCCACCTTCATTTGTTAAGCTCGTTTCAATATCTCTTTCAAAACGATCTTCTTTGTTTTCAAGCACGTTCTTGCCCCCTCAAACTTCTCTTTTTCCAGTTACATATTCATAGATGAGAGATTTTTTATAGTTTTCTAGTTCTTCGATTGCCTTTACTTTTTTTGTGATTAATTTATCTATTTGTTTTATTTTATAGTTTAAATAATTTACTATTTCTAATTGTTCTTCTAAGGGTGGAACTGCAATTGGATAATTCATTATAAAATTTGTGGATACCCTTTGTAATCCGGCAACTCCAGTCATACTTGAAGAACCATATTGTATAAAGATGTCATTTCTTAAAAAATAAAACAGAAATTCTTGAATTACTCCCTTATCTTTGTTTCTTAATACAAATATTTCGGATGTGCCAAATCCAGTCTTATTCAGAAGGTTTTTAGCAACTGCGATATTACCATTTTCAAAAGATGGTCTAACTTTTGCTATTACAATGTCTCCCTCAGCAAAATACGTATACTTATTTTCTAGTTTTTCTGTTTTATCTTTTTCTGTATTTATTATAAATCCATTTTTTAACTTATTCATTGGTAAAAAAGTTGCTTCGCTAGGCAATTTACATAAATGCTCATGTTTTGATGGGTCTATTTCTACATGGTATTTTATTTTTGATAAAGTCCAATGTTTTGGATGATATTTAATCTCTTCTCTATCAACACTTTCCATTTCAACATCTGATTTTAAACCTTTTGTAACTGTTTCTGTAATAATAGATTGTTTATATCTTTTAAATTCTTCAATTGATAGTTTTGTTTCATTTATTATGCTATCTATTTTCTTAATAATAGTATCCAGTTTCTTCCCAATTTTTACTTGCTCGTCAATATCTGGAATTGGTATTGAAATATTCTTCATTTTATCCCATCTTGTGGACCATAGATCTGCAACAATCCCTGAACCCCATCTATAAAATTCTTCTGCAAATGAATAGTTTTTTAATAAATACTTTGTATATTCTTTAGACATTGAATTAGAATAGATTACCGTATTAATTACTGATACAGACCCGTTTGAATACGCTATGCCAGCTGACATTTTTCTATCTGACCTAGAATTAATAACAAAATCATCTTTAAGGACTAATTTCCTGTTAATATGATCAGATGATTTCGCAGCAGTTTCTAATTGTGGAACAACTCCATCTTTAGTAACTGATAATGGCTCATAATCCAAATCTGAAACTTTTTCATTTCTTTCAATATAGTGTGCTCCGATTTTTGAAATTTCCCAATGCTTTGGTATCTCCCCAATCCACTCAACACCTGAGTCTTT
This window harbors:
- a CDS encoding restriction endonuclease subunit S, with the protein product MTREMKDSGVEWIGEIPKHWEISKIGAHYIERNEKVSDLDYEPLSVTKDGVVPQLETAAKSSDHINRKLVLKDDFVINSRSDRKMSAGIAYSNGSVSVINTVIYSNSMSKEYTKYLLKNYSFAEEFYRWGSGIVADLWSTRWDKMKNISIPIPDIDEQVKIGKKLDTIIKKIDSIINETKLSIEEFKRYKQSIITETVTKGLKSDVEMESVDREEIKYHPKHWTLSKIKYHVEIDPSKHEHLCKLPSEATFLPMNKLKNGFIINTEKDKTEKLENKYTYFAEGDIVIAKVRPSFENGNIAVAKNLLNKTGFGTSEIFVLRNKDKGVIQEFLFYFLRNDIFIQYGSSSMTGVAGLQRVSTNFIMNYPIAVPPLEEQLEIVNYLNYKIKQIDKLITKKVKAIEELENYKKSLIYEYVTGKREV
- a CDS encoding type I restriction endonuclease subunit R, translating into MLENKEDRFERDIETSLTNEGGWESAAFIDTNYDPQQGLDVPVLLSFIRETQPKSWKRYEKIYRTDAETKFLKRFNEEVNSHGLLHVLRKGIKDRGVSFKVVYFRPVSSLSYENIKQFESNRFQCIRQFAYSSKNRNTIDMVLAVNGIPLVALELKNQYTGQNVEHAKLQFETNRDPSEIVFQFNKRFLVYFAVDHFEVYMTTKLVKNKTYFLPFNQGSNGAGKVGGKGNPHNKEGYPTAYLWEQVLHRNQFMDILERFMNFEVKKNILIFPRYHQLDVVNKLVQDVKEHGSGKNYLIQHSAGSGKSNSIAWLAYHLASLHDRENNPIYSSIIIVTDRTVLDRQLQDTITSYEHTTGQVEAIGDNKTSKDLKNAINDKKKIIITTLQKFPVIYQEVDVVEGRRFAIIVDEAHSSQTGRSAQKLKQALADKQASLKEYQEIEEDIENQTLDDQDQLVQTLLSQGQHHNLSFFAFTATPKEKTIEMFGTKQADGSYRPFHVYSMRQAIEEEFILDVLKNYMTYKTSYRIAKEIEENPELPKTEAVRAIARYQSFHPWVLRQKTEVMIEQFREVTKKAIGGRAKAMIVTPSRLHAVRYMKEFKAYIKEKGYIDLDVLVAFSGTVTDDGNEYTESSMNVTKDGERIKENQLKETFHGDDFNLLIVAEKYQTGFDEPLLHTMFVDKKLRGVKAVQTLSRLNRTMQGKKDTFILDFVNTEEEILEAFQPFYEVTTLKEEVNLNLIYDTQSKLRKFALYNDDDIAQVMKLVKQAQKKQDERLLGRLSSLFKPVIQRYEDLPEDTQYEFRVTLRNFGKWYNYVAQLDRTFDMELLEENIYTGYLLKFIPREKREKVDIADKVKLEYYKLQKDFEGEIMLVAENEEGGELKHPEEFNANVKPVEERDSLEEIIHRINKRFPDNFSPQDRVIVETLHKAFTQEVDAKIVNMAKNNSQEMFENSLFKDVFLDRVMDEYTKNTEAYQRLIGSDDSYFKTVYAFIAADVYKTLRSEL